In the genome of Silurus meridionalis isolate SWU-2019-XX chromosome 17, ASM1480568v1, whole genome shotgun sequence, the window ATCCTATTTTCAAATACCTGtttatttaaagataaaaagaaaaagaacaaacctTTGAGTTCTTGcacatgttaaataaaatggaaatcttAGCAGTTCTTCAGGAACTCTCTCCTTTCAGAAAGTTTCAGGTAGAACCTGCATTAGGAATAACACCTAACTCTCCAAAGAGTCTTGAGGAACCATTCCATTGGAACTTCTATTAGAAGTCTATTAGTCTATTAGAACTTGTTCCAAGTAAAACCCATTTTGGAAGCTTAGAAACCTCAGTTAAAGCTTGAAGAACTGTTGAAGAACCCTTTATATGTATTAATGGGAAGTGTCTTCCAATGTATCTCCTCAGACTTAACAGAACCGCACTGTTATGACGTTAGCATGTACCTTTCCCACCAGTTTTCCTCGCCGGTTCATACAGAGATACCGGCCGCTCTCGGCTCCTTTGATCCGAACCCGACTGCCAAACGTGTCGGTCTCAACATACAGCCTGGctgcaacacacaaacacacagtttgtTAGTGGTGACATATGAGGAAAGTTGAAAACCAATACCATGGTTAGGACGAGTAAAACAAATTTCATCCTGAGTGCAGTTTTTATTACAACAATATTTACCAGATTAGATCAATCAAGTGTTGGAGAAACACTAGTGTGTGCATGCCAAAGGGGTTCTCTATGACCTGGAAGTTCTACAAACCCACCTAGTTCTCCAAATCCTGTGGGTTATCCATAACCTGGGAGTTACCTGGTATTTCCTGGACCTGTGAGTTGTCCAGGACATGGGGATATACAGAACCACCACGTTCACCAGGACCACTGGGTTTTCCAGATCTACAGAACCACAAGGTTCTTCAGAACCTGGAGGGTCTACAAAACAACCCAGGACCTGTGAGTTGTCCAGGACTTGGAGTTCTCCAAAACTCATGATTTCTTTATGACATGTGGATTATCTAAAACCACCAGGTTCTACAGGACCTGAGTTTTCCAGGACCTTGACCAAAACTTCTCCTAACTTTCAAGCTGTTTTGTTTCATGTAGCATCTACAGCATTAAACTTCTCTTTCCGACACAGTCCTTCAGGCAAGCTAGGACTCTTACATATCCGAGGAACCCTCTGGACCCCTGTTAGCATGTTTAAGGAAGTTGGAAAGATAATTGTTGATTGTGAAAGCTAAAACGTTTAGACACCCCCATGGAACCGATCTGGATGTTCTTCAAGGAACCTTAGAAGATTGTCTGCTTTGATCTCAGGATTCCTTTAGGTATCTCCAAAGGATCATGTCTTGGTGTGGAGAAGTTGGTACACCTTACAGAACATTGATTACGTGCTTTTATGGATTTTTACATGCTCCAAGGAAcctctgcttttcttcttcatcttatAGATCCAGGAACCCTTTCCGGGTATGAGTATGTTCGCACTCACCGAACGCGTTGCCGTCCTCCGCGGTGGCGCTCACGCGCTTGCCCTGGATCTGCACGTGGCGCCCGCTGGTGCGGCTGTAGAGCTGGTACACGCGCACCTGCCGCCGGCTGAGCTCGTCCGTCTGCGCGCCCTGCTCCCTCACGTGCTGCTTAAAATCAGGAGAAGGCTCATTCTCCCCCTTTTTTCACGTAAAGGGAAACATAAGATCACACGTTTCTCCCTGGCTCTCGTGCTTCTAATCCCCTACACAGCACTGACGTCATGCAAGAATTTAATAAATGTGGTTAAACATTTCATGGCCAACATAAAACCAGAGTATAGGAAGCTGAGCGCGTGCACAACCGCACTATGTTGAATGCGTAAAAGCATTGGCACCGTGCGTCTTTACGCTCGAGAGAGCAAGGCAATCCAACATGCAAATATGGTAGAAATGTGATTGCATGATAAACAGACGTGTTTTGAGAGATTAATGCGTGTCATTTCTTCTCCCCCAGAACATTATAAGTTATAACCCTGTCCTGCACGCGCTACTTCAGTTGTAACGTTAATTACGCATTTATTCAGACTGcataataaacatttgtataaatCTAGAAAACTGAAATATTTACCTGGGCATGGCACCAAACCACAAAGAAGTGAAAAGATCtgcaaaaacattaaataaaataaaaaattacacttCTATAATGAAACATTTGCAATCCGCACAaatgcgtgttttttttttttactcacaggTAAAAACAGCGTTGATTAATTCCAtacatcttctttttcttcttctttaaaatgattttccccaaaaaataatatttcagaaATAATCCAGCGTGCTTTAACTGATCAGCTTTAAATCCATCAgctgataataaataataaagaataaatactgAGTcctcagaaagaaaaaagtgaaccGTAATCAATAAATCCGAATCCTGAGCCCAAGTAAGAAGAACACACCCGGGGTCGGCGGTGCGGGTCCATTGTAGGCTatatggcgtgtgtgtgtgtgtgtgtgtgtgtccgtgttaTTTAGGGGTTTGTTAGTTAACTGGCACGGCGGCACGTGCTCATAGTGCCGGCGTGCAGGTTCATGCTCCGGTTCTTAAAGCGCGCGCTGCGTCTCCGGTCACTCGCTTCACCGAAATGACAgacatccctcacacacacacacacacacacacacacacacacacacacacacacacacacacacacacacacacacacagaggtctgACTGAAGTGACATCAAAACGTAAAACCACTCCCCTTagtacacaacacacacacacacacacacacacaccgcaagCTGTATATTATCCTGCATCCAGATCTGTAATCTGAAAatctattaaatgttttgtaaaatagaaaacataatcaataattaataataaattaatttaaattgaaaaaaattaccTCCAATCATAATGAAtgataattaatgaaaaaaatagatagatagatagatagatagatagatagatagatagatagatagatagatagatagatgtaaagtaagtatattttattttacatttctatataatattttattaaacttaaaattttactttaattgtactgtgagcaactgcaacctaACAATTTCCCTGTGAGATCAATAAACTATTCTGCTACTGACGACTATTAGCATATTAATAATGTCTTATTTGCTGTTAAAGCATATTAATTCAGCTTTTTATTCCTAAATGTTCATATGTAGTCATTCAGCTAATTCATGTGCATTGGAACCAAATTTACCACGTTTTGTTTTATCATAAAAAtattgctacacacacacacacacacacacacacacacacacacacacactcatatatatgtACTTTTGGGATTATCATCTTATACAGCAAATTCGTTGTTATAGTTAAAGTTATAGTTAACACGGATAAATTCAGCGCAAGATAGGCGACTTTTTGTTTCgccacaaaaaaacaataaaacaacaaaaatctgTACTCGGGTAACGTCTTCTATATCAACTCTACAGGTCAGTGCTACACTGTCAtggtgtgtatcagtgtgttgtgtagtttgtGCAAAATTTAGTTTGCACTCTTTGTGTAATGTCCTAggtttgtattttgtgttatcTTGGGTAAATCTATGTTGTTTCATGCAGGTCCTGGTAAAACGCTGTTTCAGTTCACTGTGTTACTGTACTGCACTTGAGTGTATCTACACTACATACTGACTCATTGATAAATTCATCATAACTTGCCCAGTTGCCAAGAAAATCAAAATTATTACA includes:
- the fgf17 gene encoding fibroblast growth factor 17 isoform X3; the encoded protein is MYGINQRCFYLSFHFFVVWCHAQHVREQGAQTDELSRRQVRVYQLYSRTSGRHVQIQGKRVSATAEDGNAFARLYVETDTFGSRVRIKGAESGRYLCMNRRGKLVGKASGRGRDCIFTEIVLENNYTAFQNAKYDGWYVAFTRKGRPIKASKTRENQREVHFIKRLHKGPLPFPNSDRPKHFEFISFPPIRRAKRNRKSKSATTQS
- the fgf17 gene encoding fibroblast growth factor 17 isoform X2, which encodes MYGINQRCFYLSFHFFVVWCHAQQHVREQGAQTDELSRRQVRVYQLYSRTSGRHVQIQGKRVSATAEDGNAFARLYVETDTFGSRVRIKGAESGRYLCMNRRGKLVGKASGRGRDCIFTEIVLENNYTAFQNAKYDGWYVAFTRKGRPIKASKTRENQREVHFIKRLHKGPLPFPNSDRPKHFEFISFPPIRRAKRNRKSKSATTQS
- the fgf17 gene encoding fibroblast growth factor 17 isoform X1 gives rise to the protein MYGINQRCFYLSFHFFVVWCHAQGENEPSPDFKQHVREQGAQTDELSRRQVRVYQLYSRTSGRHVQIQGKRVSATAEDGNAFARLYVETDTFGSRVRIKGAESGRYLCMNRRGKLVGKASGRGRDCIFTEIVLENNYTAFQNAKYDGWYVAFTRKGRPIKASKTRENQREVHFIKRLHKGPLPFPNSDRPKHFEFISFPPIRRAKRNRKSKSATTQS